The Balaenoptera musculus isolate JJ_BM4_2016_0621 chromosome 6, mBalMus1.pri.v3, whole genome shotgun sequence nucleotide sequence CCCGAGGTGCCCAGGGTCCGGAGCAGGCAGCGCTGGAAGGGCGTGGGCTCGGAGACTGCAGCGGGAGGGGTCTCCATCTGGGGGACTTGCCAGAGGAGCTCGGGACAGGTGCCCGCCCTGCGATGGAGCGAGGAGTGGACGTCTGCAGTCAGGACTGCAGGCGCCggccctgcccttgaggagtGTGAGCTGCTGTGGGGTCACTTTTGCCAGGAAACCAGGGTTCCGGGGGGAAACTGAGCTCCAGAGGAGGAACCCGGGGGCGGGCCGCTGCCTTGTAACCTGGTTTAGGACGTTCCCGTCAcccgccccctgcccctggcaaccactgactcACCAGTCTCCCCCAATTTGCCTGTGCTGGACATTCGTATAAGCAGAGTCGCACAAGCTGGCCTTTGACGCCTGCCTCTTGGAGCATAAGGTTTTCAAGGTTCTGCAGCCTCAAGGTGAGTGAGCCTCCCGGTGTGGTGGACGGACACGCAGTGGTGGACTCGTGGGTGGGCCCGCCTTTGGCTGCTGTGAGCATGTGTACGAGTCTCAGCATGGACATGTGTTTCGGACACGCAGTGGTGGACTCGTGGGTGGGCCCGCCTTTGGCCGCTGTGAGCGTGTGTACGAGTCTCAGCGTGGACGTGTGTTTCCCCCTCTCCTGGAAGATGCCTCCGAGGGAAGCTTTGGGGCGTGTGTTTAACTATGGGAGGAGCTGTCACGTTACCTTCCGGAGTGGCTGCACCATCTGGCATTCCCACTGGGATGTGAGTTTTAATTTATGCCTTTATTTGACCTCCTACTCCCTTGCCTTCCATGTTATCTAGAATTTTAGttccatcttattttttcaaCGCACAAAATAATCATCTAGAAACAtcgagtagggacttccctggtggtccaatggttaagactctgcgcttccactgaagggggcacgacgagttcgatccctggttggggaactaagatcccacatgccatgcagcgaggccaaaaaaaaaaaaaaaaaaaaagcttcaagtAGAGGGACAGCATCATGTGTGCTGTCTGCTCACAGCTGACTTGTGCCCCCTTGTCTTCCTGTGTCTCAGGCTCGTTTTGTGATGCAGGCTGTGGTCCACGTTGGTGgctgtttcatgtgcacttgaaaagaacatgtcagggcttccctggtggcgtggtggttaagaatccgcctgccaatgcaggggacacgggttcgagccctggtccgggaagatcccacatgctgcggagcaactaagcccgtgagccacaactactgaacccgcgtgccgcaactaatgaagcccacgtgcctggagcctgtgctcctcaacaagagaagtcaccgcaatgagcagcccgcgcaccgcaacgaagagtagcccccgcttgcagcaactagagaaagcccacacgcagcaacaaagacccaacacagccaaaaataataaataaattaattaattaaataaaaagagaaaagaacatgtCTTCTGCTGCCGGTGAGGGGAGTATTCCGTACGTATCGATTAGATTCAGTTAGCTGATAGTTGTCATGGAGTGAATTGTGACTCCCCCAAAGATAATGAAGTACTAACCCTCAGTAACTcagactgtgaccttatttggaaatacggtctttacagagataagttaaaatgaggtcattagggtgggctcaATCCAATATGACCGGTGTCCTTCtgaaaaggggaaatgtggacatagacgtgcacagagggaagaggacGTGAACAGGCCCAGGGAGAAGGATGCCACGTGAAGACAGAAGGTCGCAGTGATGCGTCTACAGGTCAGGAGCACCTGATGTCGGGCAAACGCCAGAACCtaggaagaggccaggaagggCTTCCCCCAGAGAGAgtggccctgccagcaccttaaCCTTGGACTTTCatcctccagaactttgagacaataaatttctgttgttttaaacttcccagtttgtggtactttgttacagccaCCCAGGAAGCTAACCCAGGAGAGAGGCTCAGTTCTCCTGCATGTTGCCGCCTCTGTGACTAGTTTGACCTTTACTGAGAGAGAAGCACCTAGTCTCCAACTGTAACTTCAGATGCATCTGTTTCTCCTCTCATTCTGTCACTTCTTGCTTTGTGTATTCTgaggctctgttgttaggtgcacaCACGtaggattgttatatcttcttggtgaatttaCTCTTGTATCAGTGTGTAATgtccctcttttttcttggtaACAGACTTTTTCTGAAATGTGctttactttgtctgatattaaacATCCTGTTTCTTTTCATTGGCATTTTTGTGGTAtacatttttccatccttttacttttaactaaCCTATACTATATTTGAGTGAGTTTCTTAGAGATGGCATAGTTGGGTTgtaggtatttttgtttttaagtttcacGTTGACAATAATGTCATTATGGATATGCTAGATATAAGTTGaccattttgtgtttgttttctgttggttctctctgggttttttgtttgcttggtttgttttttgaccgtgccatgcagcatgcaggatcttagttccccaaccagggatcgaacccgtgccccctgcgttgggagtgcggagtcctaaccactggaccgccagggaagtcccagtattcaATTTGAGTTTATCTGTTGTGATGCTGACTCTCTTTATGGTTTTAGTGGTTGTTCCAGTCTACTTGGAATCAGGAGTTTGCTCTTTAATTGGGATGTAGAAACCTTACCACCCTGGAGGCCCCTTTGTGGTTCCCCCGTTACCTCTGCGTGTGCTGGACATGTCACCAGACGACATCATAACAAACTTCCTTTCAGCGGCCGAACGTGTTTGAAGAACTCGAGGAGAGTGTTTACTGTTTCTGTTGCTGCCCCTCCCTGCTGACCGCCCAGGTTTCCTGACACCACCTCCTTCCTGCCGGAAGAGCTCCCATCGGCATTTCTGTTAGAGCAGAtcattttcactggatatagaactCCCggctgactctttcctttcccccgGCACTTAAAAAATGTGCTacttctgggagttccctggtggcctagtgggtAGGAcgccaggctttcactgccggggcccgggttcaatccctggtcagggaactaaggtccctcagcgcacccaaaaaaaaaaaaaaaaaagtgctacttCCTGTGGCCTCCGTGGTTTCTAATGAGGAATCTGTAGTCACCACAGGCTGCTCCCCTGGGGCCGAGGTGCATCTTCTCACTGCTTTCAGGTTTCTCTTGTCTTCAGTTTTCAGCACTGATTTAGATGTGCCCGGGTGTGGATGTCCTTGAGTTTGTCCTTTTGCTCAAcctcttgaatctgtaggtttgtATCTGTAGGTTTATACCCAAATTTGGGGACattttcagccatcatttcttcaaatcgcttcctcctctccttttgcGCTTAGACCTTTGCTTGCCGTCCCACAGGTCCTTGAGGCTCTGATTTTCCTTTACctgatcttttttctctctgttcaggTTGGACAATCTCTGTTGTCCTGTCTTCAgtcaagttcactgactcttttCTCTGACTTCTCCACCCTGCTATTAAGTCTGTctggagttttaaatttttggttatttcccttttttgtttctttgctgagatGTTTATATCTTAATATCCACTGCAGAATGTGTTTGACTGCTCACTCAGGCATTTTATAATAGCCACTCTGTCTCTGTCAGGTAACTTCAACATCCTTGGCTTCCCTTGAGTTGAACGTTTCCCAGCTCTTCGTGTGCTGGGTAACTGTAGGTTAGATTCTGGACGTTGACTTCATCAGGTCTGGGTCTGGTTAGGCTCAGGCTCACGTTCCCACTGCCACCCGTGGGCTGGATCCCCCGTCAGCCCAGCCCCCAAAGCCATGCTCTTTCGGCCGGTCCTGCCTGCGGCTCTGCAAGCTCACCAAGCCTTGGGTCTGATCCTTAGGAGCAGACCGGCAGCTCAAGGGTGGTCCTGGGCGTCACAACCACTTCACGGGCTGTTTCTCAAGCTGCTCCCTCTGGTCTGGCTGCTGGCTCCCCGTCTGCCCTCCAGCCTGAAACCTGGCACTCCTGTTAACCCTGCCCTGTCGTGCCCCTCCTTAGTCTGGCCGTGCCTGGGGCcacacctggggccacacagccCCCCGGCGATCACCCGGCCTCTCCGCACTCACTCAGCTTCCCGAGTCCCCTTTCCCGACCCCATGGCAGGCTGGCGGCTGTGCCGCGTGCAGGCCCAGGAACTGAGGGTGGGCACTGGTGAGAGGTGCCGGTACTGGGGTCCCCAGTGCTGCCGCCGCCCCTGCCCCGCCTGCCATGGTGCCCTTTTCAGAGCCCTCGGCTGCCCCGTGCCTCTGCTCAGGTTTCTGGCCACACCTCCGGAGGAGCAGGGCCTCGAGCCAGCTCCCCACCTGCACCCACCTCCCACGGAGCTCGGAGGCTCAGGCGTGCTTGCTGCCCTCCGTCTAGACCTCAGCTCGCGTGCTCTGGGGATGGGGCTCCTCTTCCAACCCCCGTCTCCACgcgctctccctctgcctcccggGCCTCCCTGTTCCTCTGGCACGtttgtttctctgctttttgtCATCCGCTTCCCAGTTCTCACACCAGCTGGGCCTGGTCCAGCCTTCTTTCCGTGGGTTAAGCATTTAGTTCCAATCACCCTATCTCTTCTCTGTTGGCTCCCTTCTaattttttgatttctgcatGTTCTTGACTCCGATTCCGctgcttttgttttatagattttgtAGGTTTCCTTGATGGCTTTAAATTAAACATATCCCCAGTCTTTTCCAGAAACCGCATCACCTTGCAGCTACCCCAGAGCAGTGGTGTCCGTGGGGTTTCCTGGCTCCTGTCTGAGGCCGAGCCTGGGCTCCTGGCTGCGGTTCCAGGCGGGTTCCGGGCAGACTGCTCGGGCTCCGCTGCTGTCGGGCTCCTTTCCCTGTTCTCACCCGTCCAGTGGTTCGGAGACAGACCCAGGGGCCCAAGCTTCCCCGCTGCAGCAGTGGGGCCGGGGCTCTGTCCTCGGGGCGCAGCTGTGCCACTGGCTGGCTCCTCCGGGGACTTTGCCCTCCAGTCCGAACTCCTCCTGGGTCAGCTTCCCCGACCTCGTGTCTGTACCCGGCCCTGCCCAGCCCGTCTGCCTGCGGCCACCTTGGCTCCGACCCCGCAGGCGACCGGGGCAGCCTCTGCTCGCCGCTGCCTCTGGCCTGGAGGAACATGCTGTCCCCCAAGGCCCGTCCACGTCTGTCTTCTCGACCGTCACGTTGGCGCGTGCCGAGTGTGGAGCCGATGGCAGTTCAGCACCATCACTCCACGTGCAGCCGAGCTGCATTTCCACCCTGGGGTGTCCCGAGATGAACAAGTGGGCCAGGTGAGCCCCCAGGATGGGCCTGGGCCAGGCCTGAGGGTACAGCTGGggccacccccacccctctgctGCCACCTCTGCTCTGTGTCCACACTGTCACGTGCCAGGCCCCAGAGgtctgcccctgccccagccagggCACCCCCTTGAGGACTCAAAGCCCTGAAACTGGCCCCCCCGCCGCCTGCCCCGCCACCCGCCCCGCCTGCCGTCCCTGGTGCCTGGCAGCACTTGCCAAGCCGTGTGTCCCTCTGTGCCCCCTGCTGGCGGGGAGCGCACACGTGCCAGACGTGCTCCGGAGTCTCTGCGCTCAGGGACTTGTCCACAGAGGCAGCAGGGGCGGCGGCTGGGGACGCAGACTCGCGTCCCACTGCCCAGTTCAGGGCAGCTCCAGCGTGTGGCCTGGGGCACCCGCCCCGTCCAGCAGGCACGACGAGGGCCCGTATAGATGCCATGCCCCTCCCTGCACACACTGGATGCCACGCCCCTCCCCGCACAGACTGGTCGGCACTGTGCTGTTGCCAACTGTTTATTCAGACCCTGAACAGGTGACCAGTGACATGCAGGTGCCCTGGGCCCATAGCAGCCTGGCCTGCAGCAGCCGGACCCACATCTCGACCCTGACGCTGGGAAGTTCCCAGAGGAGGGAGCCTGGGCTCCCTGGGCAAGGCTGGGCCCAGCAAACACCACCAGGGCCCCACAGGGCTGGCCGAGGAGAAGGTGTTGTGCAGACTGTcccagagcccaggcccaggggaagggggtgggtgaaGAGCGGGGGCCCAGTGTCCTGTGCAGCCCAAGCCAGCCAGAGACGGCCCCGGCTGCCCAGGGCTGAGTGTCACAGCTGTGGGAGGCGGTGTGCGTGCACGAGCGTGGTGGGGGCCGGGCCGTCCCCCCCCCTGTGGCCCCCGTCCTAAGGCATTTCTGCAGCAAGCTTCTCTGCCCCCGTGCGCTCTGGGCAGCAGCTCAACCCCCGGAAAAGGGCCATGGGCCTCTGTAGCCTCCTCGGTGGGTCCCAGCGCCCCTCAGCGCCTCTGGCTGGCGAACCAGGAGAAGAAGGGGCGAAGGCGCGGGCGCGGACGCGGGGCTTGGCAGACACGCACCGTGCGTGGCGAGCGCCAGGCTTTGATGGTGGCGTCGTCGCTGGCCGTCAGCAGGAGCTCCTGCTCCTGGGGGCTGAAGACCACTGAGTTGACCACGTCCTGGTGCCGCAGCTTGGCCAGGCAGATGTTGTAGTGGCGGTCCCAGATGTAGCCGTGCCGATCCTCCGCCCCACTGCGAGAGCGCCTGGGATGAGCCCCCGCCCGCCCACTGGGGCCCCTCCCCACCCGGCTCCGCCCCCGGACCTGGCCACGAAGTCCCTGCTGACGTCCAGGAAGATGAAGAAGCACTCATCATTGGGCGTGTAGGCGCGGTGGGCGCGCAGGGCCCGCTTCACCTCCCGCATGGTCTTGAGGTCAAACACCAGCAGGTCGATCTCCTCCGCGATCGGCGGTGGCTGCATGGGGTCGGCCACCACCGAGCCGCTGGGCCAGGCGCGGCTGTTTACGTACAGGTACCTGCGTGGGCACGCTGCTCAGTAGGGGCCTGCGGACGCCCCCACCCAGGCTGCCAACAGAGGCCCACCTGTTGTCGGGGGACAGGCCCATGCCGATGATGTGTCCGTGCACGTCGATGACGTGGTCAAGCGCGTCGAAGAAGGCATCGGAGCCCCGGCCCTCGCCCAGCACGGGCCCCGCCGTGGTCATCTGGTGCGGCAGGATCTGCTTGATGCCTGTGGGGGCCGGGCGGGCAGCGCCTCGGTGCCTGGGAGCGCCCAGACGCCCGTGGCGCCGCCGGCCCTGTGCCCCCGATCTGAATGTGCGCCCCGGGGGGCTGCACAAGTGCTCACCCCCAGGGCAAACGAAGGAAGGGACTCTGCGCACAGactggccccgccccgccctgggAAGCCTCGCCCGGCCCCTCACCGATCTGGTGCGGTGAGTAGGTGAAGCAGCCCGTGGTGAAGATGAGGAGTTTGCTGCCGGCGGCGGCCGAGCCGCGCTCCGGGGGCTTGGTGTGGCCCTGGGCCAGCAGCTCGGCCGCCTTGGTCTCCAGCGCGCACTCTGACGGCTGGGGCTGGGCCCGGCCCTCCAGGAGGCGCCGCAAGCCCTTGGTGCGGGCCGGGCCCGGGTCGACCGCCGGCTCCTCGCTGTCGCTGCTCAGGTCGAAAACACAGCCGGGATCCGCGCCAAGGGCACCGGCGTCCAGCAGGAGCTCCGGGCTGTCAAAGCGGCTGCAGTCGGCCACCATGACGGTGCGGATGGTGCTCGCGTTGAGGTTCTGGATCTTGAAAAGCCGCTTCACCACGTTCACGTTCTCCGACTCCACGTCCTGGGGGCAGGAGCGCGGCGGTGGGCACGGGCTGCTGGGGACCGCCGCCGGCCGCAGGGCCCCCCCGCGCGCACCTGGAAGGCGTTGTTGAGCCAGAGCACAGAGCACGACGTGGTGTCCCCAATGCGGTGCAGGTTTCCCGAGATGAGGCTAGTGTCCGTGAGCCAGCAGCCGAACACGTCGTAGGGCTTGTTGCGCACGCGGGACAGCAGGGCGAAGGTGTCTGCGGGGAGCAGcaggatggggcggggggggggtggggggtggggggggaggaggagctggagggatggggtggggttgtccgggcagggggcggggctgggcatTAGGGGCGGGGTTGTCCGGGTAGAGATGGAGCAGGGGCCTGGGTGGGACGGCCCCGGTGGGAGGGCCGCCCAGCCTCGGCCCAGTCTCACCTAGGCTGATGACAGCGATCTCGCCCGAGGAGGAGTTGTGGGGCCCCAGGAACACCCCGGATGCCAGCAGCAGAGAATCATCCTGGTTGAACTGGGAGAACTGGGTGTAGCTCCAATTGTAGGGCCGCATGTCTGCGCTGTGCAGCAGCGAGATGGTCAGGTCGTTGTTCCAGATCTGCATGGGGGGGCCAAGCAGGTGTGCCTCGTGATCCCGCCCTGCACAGGGCCCCTCTCCTGGTTGGCTCGGCTGAGCCGGTGCTTGGAAACTACCATCCGGTGGGGGCCCCTTGTCTTTGGCTGTCAGACCGCCGGAGGGATGTGAGTACGCGGGGCTTGGGGCCGGCTCTGGAGCAGCTGCGAGCAGGACCCTCTCTTCTCTGTAGGCAGGTAGGGccacccagccccagcctcccagccaggGTGATCCAGGCCAGTGGTCCAGGTCCCGGGCCTCCCCATGTGGACGCAGCACACGGGCCGGCTGTCACTCGTGGCCTGGCCCTCTCTTCCTACAGGGTTAGACGCTCTCACCTTCACGGTGCAGTCCTTGGAGCAGGAAGCAAACTGGTAGCCCGAGTGGGAGAAGCTAAGGTGCAGGACCTGGTCGGTGTGCTCCTTGAGAGTCTGCACCTCCACGCAGGGCACTGTGTCATAGAGCCGCCGAAACTCCTCGTACCAGGATGTGgccgctgtgtgtgtgtgggcgtgtCACACTGGGGCCCCACGCCTCAGAGCCAGGGCCCTGACAGCcaggggccagccctgcccaccctttggcctccctcccaggccctgcGTTTTGAGGCACAGCCTGGCTGTCCTCGACCAGCATGAGGACCAGTGGGCTTCACGGCGGAGTGCAGGTGCTGACCTGGGTGTCGGGGCACGTTGCGGGCCACCTGGTAGTAGCGGTAGAACTGCTCCCTCCACAGGAACTCGTCCCGGGACACGGCCTGCCATTGGTGGCACACCAGCCCCGCGGCCAGCACGTCGGCCGGGCCCAAGTTCAGGAAGATCTGGTAGACG carries:
- the FBXW5 gene encoding F-box/WD repeat-containing protein 5 isoform X1, translating into MDEGGTPLLPDSLVYQIFLNLGPADVLAAGLVCHQWQAVSRDEFLWREQFYRYYQVARNVPRHPAATSWYEEFRRLYDTVPCVEVQTLKEHTDQVLHLSFSHSGYQFASCSKDCTVKIWNNDLTISLLHSADMRPYNWSYTQFSQFNQDDSLLLASGVFLGPHNSSSGEIAVISLDTFALLSRVRNKPYDVFGCWLTDTSLISGNLHRIGDTTSCSVLWLNNAFQDVESENVNVVKRLFKIQNLNASTIRTVMVADCSRFDSPELLLDAGALGADPGCVFDLSSDSEEPAVDPGPARTKGLRRLLEGRAQPQPSECALETKAAELLAQGHTKPPERGSAAAGSKLLIFTTGCFTYSPHQIGIKQILPHQMTTAGPVLGEGRGSDAFFDALDHVIDVHGHIIGMGLSPDNRYLYVNSRAWPSGSVVADPMQPPPIAEEIDLLVFDLKTMREVKRALRAHRAYTPNDECFFIFLDVSRDFVASGAEDRHGYIWDRHYNICLAKLRHQDVVNSVVFSPQEQELLLTASDDATIKAWRSPRTVRVCQAPRPRPRLRPFFSWFASQRR
- the FBXW5 gene encoding F-box/WD repeat-containing protein 5 isoform X2, coding for MDEGGTPLLPDSLVYQIFLNLGPADVLAAGLVCHQWQAVSRDEFLWREQFYRYYQVARNVPRHPAATSWYEEFRRLYDTVPCVEVQTLKEHTDQVLHLSFSHSGYQFASCSKDCTVKIWNNDLTISLLHSADMRPYNWSYTQFSQFNQDDSLLLASGVFLGPHNSSSGEIAVISLDTFALLSRVRNKPYDVFGCWLTDTSLISGNLHRIGDTTSCSVLWLNNAFQDVESENVNVVKRLFKIQNLNASTIRTVMVADCSRFDSPELLLDAGALGADPGCVFDLSSDSEEPAVDPGPARTKGLRRLLEGRAQPQPSECALETKAAELLAQGHTKPPERGSAAAGSKLLIFTTGCFTYSPHQIGIKQILPHQMTTAGPVLGEGRGSDAFFDALDHVIDVHGHIIGMGLSPDNSRAWPSGSVVADPMQPPPIAEEIDLLVFDLKTMREVKRALRAHRAYTPNDECFFIFLDVSRDFVASGAEDRHGYIWDRHYNICLAKLRHQDVVNSVVFSPQEQELLLTASDDATIKAWRSPRTVRVCQAPRPRPRLRPFFSWFASQRR